In the genome of Actinobacillus genomosp. 1, the window TCAGGAATGTGATATTAATGCTTTTTCTGATTATATAACAAGGAAACCAGCATTGTCATATCGCAACATTCCTATTTTATTTGCACAATGGCTCATTGAAAATGGCGCTGATGTTAATGCAACAACTAATGAGGATATGACACCATTACACTATCAAACGATGTATCTATCTGATGTAGATATATTAGATTTATTGATTGCTAATGGCGCTGATATTCACGCTCTTGATCGCCATAAAAATACACCGTTACATTATGCTTTAAATCCAGTAAAGGCAGAATTATTACTAAAGCACGGTGCTAATCCTACGCAAGAAAATTTATATGGAGAAATGCCTTTAGAAGCCATTTTTTCTCGTTGTGGAGGGTATCCAGCTATCTGTGATTTATCAGAATCATCTGAACTTCTTATACAAAATAAAAACGTTATAACAGAGGATATGGTAAATATAGCCAATGAAATTTGTATAGATGCTGAAAGGTATAAAAACTATTTTGATGAAAAAGATTTGTTAAATGTCGAAAAAAGTATTCTTTTATTACGTAAATTATTTGATGTAACTCCTGTGTTAGACCCAAAACATTTTAATAACTTACCCAAAGTTATTGTTCTTAATGGGAAAACACATTCGGAGAAATATAATGAGTTGTGGCATTTATTGGTGCCTAAAAAAGGAGCTGCAAGCACTGTTCAAGGTGAAATTATTAGGATTGTCAGCAGAGTTAGTGATGAAATTAATTGTAATGGTGGTATGAATTGGGATAAACATTATAAGCAAATGTTAGATTTTTTAATTAAAACGTTTAAAACAGGAAATAGCTTAAACAAAGAAGATATTCTATTTTGTAGAGAAATTAAGAAAGAATTGAATGCAACTAAAAATTGTGAACAAGATAAATTAGAACATTTATCTTTATTGGCTGTTATGTGGGTTATGAATAACCCAAGCTTAATTCAATTAACTAATGTGACATATTCTCGATGACTAGATTTACCCACCAACACACCGCCCATTGCGAAAGTGGTGTGATGTCCACGCTGTTGAAATCGCACGGGGTGGATTTTAACGAAGCGATGGTTTTCGGGCTGGCTTCGGCTCTGATGTTTGTCTATCTGCCGATTATCAAAGTCAGCGGAATGCCGTTGATTTCTTACCGTATGCCACCGAAGCACATTATCAAAAAAGTGTCGAAATTGCTGAAAGTGCGGTTGAAAATGCAGAAGTTTTCTAATGAAATGGCAGGGCAAATGGCATTAGATCAGGCATTGCAGAACGGAAAATTAGTCGGTTTGCAGACATCGGTTTTTTGGTTGCCTTATTTTCCGCCTGAAATGCGTTTCCACTTTAATGCACATAATTTATTGGTGTATGGCAAAGCGCAAGATGAGTATTTAATTAGCGATCCCGTGTTTGAAACCGTGCAACGCTGTGCAGTGCAAGATTTGCAAAAAGCCCGTTTTGCTAAAGGTGCATTGGCGGCAAAAGGGCTAATGTATTATTTCGAGCAAACACCTGATTTTTCGCAAATTGACTTGCCTACGTTGGTTCGCAAGGCAATCCGTAAACAAGCGAAACAAATGCTTGCGCCGCTGTTTTTTGTTGGCGTGAAAGGCATTCGCACTGTGGCAAAATCTATCGAAAATCTCGCTGTTTGCAAAAAAGGCGAAAAATATAACCGCTTGTATCTTGGGCATATCGTGAGAATGCAAGAAGAAATCGGCACAGGTGGCGCGGGTTTCCGTTATCTCTATGCTTATTTCTTAGAACAAGCCTCCGAAATTTGCAATGAACCTAAATTTAAACAAGCTTCCCAACAAATGACTGAAATCGGCGACCAATGGCGAGAGTTTGCCACCCTGTGCGTAAAACAATGCCGCAAGCCGAGTGCGGAAGGATATAAAGAAGTAGCGGAGTTTTTAAGGGGGATTGCGGAGAGGGAAGAAGAATTATGGAGAATGTTGAAATAATTGTAGGGGCGGGTCCTGTGCCCGCCCGAAATAATTGCCGAAACAGATATGAATAAACAACATTTACCACGTCGTAAAATTATCCGTTTACAACATTATGATTATTCCGAAAATGGATTATATTTCATCACTATTTGCGTGCAAGATCGTTTATGTTTATTCGGCAAGATTCTGAATGAGAAAATGGAATTAAATCCTGCTGGTAAAATGGTTGAGACTTGTTATTTGGAATTGGAACAATATTTTCCTACAGTAAAATGTTTGGATTATGTGATTATGCCTAATCATATCCATTTTATTCTTCAGCTTGAAAATGCTATACATCTACCTCGTTATTCATTATTTGATGTGATTCAACGTTTTAAATCTCGAACGAATGTTGAATATATTAAAAATGTGAAACAAAAGAATTGGCAGCCTTTTAATAAGAGGTTATGGCAACGTAGTTATTATGAACATATTGTGCGAGATGAAAAAGATTATTTGATAATTGCGGAATATATTGAGCATAACCCGTTACATTGGGCGTTGGATAAATTGTATATAGCAGAATAATTTCGGGCGGGCACAGGACCCGCCCCTACGGAAGATTAATGATTGAAATAAATAACCTAAACCACCAATACCCCAACGCTCAAACACAGGCGTTACGCAATGTGAACTTACACATCCCCCAAGGCTCTGCCATTGGTTTACTCGGTCCAAATGGGGCGGGTAAAACGACCTTGATGTCGTTACTCGCTGGCTTGCAGTCGGTACAGCAAGGCGAGATTTTATTTGAAGGCGTGCCGTTTGAGAAATTGTCGAAACAGCAACGTCATCAGATTTCATTAGTGCCGCAGGATTTTGCCTTTTATCCGCTTTTAACGGTATGGGAAAATCTGAAATTCTTCGCCGCACTTTATGACATTTCCGATAAAAATTGGCTGTTTGAATTGTTGGAAAAAACGGGGCTGACAACTCATAAATCCAAACTAGCAAAACACCTTTCGGGTGGTTTGAAACGCCGTTTAAATTTTGCCATTGGTTTGATTAATCGCCCGAAAGTGATTTTTTTGGACGAAATCACGGTGGGGATTGATCCGCAATCTCGCCAGTTTATTCTCAATAGCGTGGCGGAGCTGACTAAACAAGGGGTAACGGTGATTTATACATCGCATTACTTGCAAGAAATTGAGCAACTTTGTTCACAGTTAGTGCTGCTAAATGAAGGGAAATTGATTTATCAAGGCGATTTGCAAGAAATTATCGGTAATCAACCGCTTGAGAAGTTTTATTTGGATTTTTTAGATAAGCAGGTAGGAACAAGGTGCTAATTGCTTCGATTTTTAAAGAACTTCGCTTATTAAGTCGTGATTTACACGGTGTGGCAGTGCTGTTTATTATGCCGATTTTGTTTATGTTGATTATGTCAGCGGCATTGAGTAATGAGAATGAACTCAGCCAAGATGCGCCGATAGTCTTATTAGCTGAACCGAACAATCCGTTAAATGAAGCATTTTTTCAGAAATTGAAAGCGGAAAAGCTTAATATTCAACAGGCGGATATTGCAGAGCTGGCAAGGTATCAAGCTGCATTACAAGCGGGCGAATTTGAGTTATTAATTGCAAATATCAACCAAAAATCGACCGCACTTTCAGATGAAAAAACGTTAGCGTTGTGGCTTAATCCAAGTGTTGATCGTGGTTGGCTATTAGGTGTGAAAGGTGTGTTACAAAAACATTACACCCAATTGCGTTTAGATCAATATATGGCGGACAATAAGATTACGCTAAAAAATAATAAACAGAAGCAAATCAAAGAGATAGAGAAAAAGGTTAATCAGGATTTAGATAAAAAATTTGCTCAAATTAATGACTATCTTGCGAAAGATTTGTGGCAAGAAATCTATCTGAACCGCCAAGGTAAGGAAGTTGCAAAACCTAACTCGGTACAACATAGTGTGCCTGCGTGGCTGATTTTCGGGATGTTTTTTATTATGATTCCGCTTTCTAATGTAATGGCGATGGAGCGACAAACCAATACCATTACTAGGTTACGAATGGCAAGAGCCTCCGCATTTAAACTGATTGTAGCGAAGTTGATTCCTTATTTCTTGATTAACCAACTGCAATTTGTCGGAATGGTATCATTAGGCTATTTTGTCTTGCCTCGCTTTGAAATGCCTGCTTTTTCACTGATTGGCGAGTGGTGGCACTATACGGTATTAGCGATGGCGGTGAGTTTGTCTGCGCTTGGTTATGGGCTATTTATTAGTGTAGTGGCTCGTACTACCGAACACGCTGTGGTGTTAGGTGGTGGCGGTATTATCATTATGGCGGCGATTGGTGGCATTATGGTGCCAACTTATGTCATGCCAGAAATTATGCAAACTATCGCCGAGTTTTCGCCAATGGGCTGGGCGTTAAGCGGTTTCCAAAATCTATTGTTGAACCAATATGAATTACCGCAAATTGCAAATTATTTGACAAAATTGACCGCTTTTGGTGTTGTGATGATCGGGCTTGCCGCCTTGATTTATCAGAGACAATTAAGAACGCAGGTAAGATTTTAATACTGAATTTCTGTTATTATATGAAATAAGGAGTTAATACAGAGCTGTTATTATGAAAACCGAATCCCAAATCGAACAAAATCTCATCAATAAACTTCGAGATTTGAAATACGTTTACCGCGAGGACATTCGCGATAAAAAAACGTTAGAAGATAATTTCCGTGAAAAATTCGAAGCCTTGAATCGGGTGAAGCTGACCGATTCGGAGTTTGCGCGTTTGCGGGACGGTATTATCACTTCTGATGTTTTTGCGGCGGCGAAAACGTTGCGTGAGCGCAATACGTTTATGCGGGAAGACAGTACGCCGTTGCAGTATACCTTAGTGAATATTAAAGACTGGTGTAAAAACGATTTTGAAGTCATCAACCAACTGCGTATCAATACAAATAACAGCTACCATCGTTATGATGTGATTCTGTTGATCAACGGCGTACCTGTAGTGCAAATCGAGCTGAAAACATTGCAAATTACGCCGCGTAAGGCGATGGAACAAATTATTGAATATAAAAATGATGTCGGTAACGGCTATACCAATTCTTTGCTTTGTTTTATGCAGCTTTTTATCGTCAGCAATGAGCGAAACACCTACTATTTTTCCAATAATCATCAGCAGCATTTTAATTTTAATGCCAATGAAAATTTCTTGCCAATTTATCAGCTTGCCGATGAATCCAATAAAAAAATTGTTCATTTACACAGCTTTGCCGAAGCCTTTTTAGAAAAATGTACTTTAGGTCGAATGATTAGCCGTTATATGGTGTTGGTAGCCAGTGAGCAAAAGCTACTTGTAATGCGTCCGTATCAGATTTATGCGGTAAAAGCCATAGTGGACTGTATTCATCAACATCGTGGTAACGGTTATATTTGGCACACGACGGGCAGTGGTAAAACATTAACATCTTTTAAAGCCTCTACGTTGTTAAAGGATAATCCAGATATTGATAAATGTTTGTTTGTCGTAGATCGCAAGGATCTTGACCGCCAGACCCGTGAGGAATTTAATAAATTTCAGGAAGGGTGTGTAGAAGAAAATACCAATACGGAAACGTTGGTGCAACGTTTGCTTTCTGACGATTACAGCGATAAGGTTATTGTCACCACCATTCAGAAATTAGGGTTGGCATTAAACGGCAAGAACGGGCAAAAAACTAAGCAATCTTCTTATAAAGCACAGTTAGAATCTCTACGCAATAAACGGGTTGTGTTCATTTTTGACGAATGTCACCGTTCTCAATTCGGTGATAATCATAAGGCAATTCGAGAATTTTTCCCGAATGCACAATTATTCGGCTTCACCGGTACGCCGATTTTTGACGAAAATGCAACCTATAAAAAAATTGACGGAACGGAAGCAAGCTATAAAACGACGGAATCCGTATTTGAAAAGCAACTACACGCTTATACGATCACCAATGCCATTGATGACGAGAACGTGTTGAAATTCCATATAGACTATTTTAAACCTGAAGAAGGTAAAAGAGCGAAA includes:
- a CDS encoding ankyrin repeat domain-containing protein, with protein sequence MKDEILPRNFQEIINTGDINLLQDVFQECDINAFSDYITRKPALSYRNIPILFAQWLIENGADVNATTNEDMTPLHYQTMYLSDVDILDLLIANGADIHALDRHKNTPLHYALNPVKAELLLKHGANPTQENLYGEMPLEAIFSRCGGYPAICDLSESSELLIQNKNVITEDMVNIANEICIDAERYKNYFDEKDLLNVEKSILLLRKLFDVTPVLDPKHFNNLPKVIVLNGKTHSEKYNELWHLLVPKKGAASTVQGEIIRIVSRVSDEINCNGGMNWDKHYKQMLDFLIKTFKTGNSLNKEDILFCREIKKELNATKNCEQDKLEHLSLLAVMWVMNNPSLIQLTNVTYSR
- a CDS encoding BtrH N-terminal domain-containing protein; translated protein: MTRFTHQHTAHCESGVMSTLLKSHGVDFNEAMVFGLASALMFVYLPIIKVSGMPLISYRMPPKHIIKKVSKLLKVRLKMQKFSNEMAGQMALDQALQNGKLVGLQTSVFWLPYFPPEMRFHFNAHNLLVYGKAQDEYLISDPVFETVQRCAVQDLQKARFAKGALAAKGLMYYFEQTPDFSQIDLPTLVRKAIRKQAKQMLAPLFFVGVKGIRTVAKSIENLAVCKKGEKYNRLYLGHIVRMQEEIGTGGAGFRYLYAYFLEQASEICNEPKFKQASQQMTEIGDQWREFATLCVKQCRKPSAEGYKEVAEFLRGIAEREEELWRMLK
- a CDS encoding transposase — encoded protein: MNKQHLPRRKIIRLQHYDYSENGLYFITICVQDRLCLFGKILNEKMELNPAGKMVETCYLELEQYFPTVKCLDYVIMPNHIHFILQLENAIHLPRYSLFDVIQRFKSRTNVEYIKNVKQKNWQPFNKRLWQRSYYEHIVRDEKDYLIIAEYIEHNPLHWALDKLYIAE
- a CDS encoding ABC transporter ATP-binding protein; protein product: MIEINNLNHQYPNAQTQALRNVNLHIPQGSAIGLLGPNGAGKTTLMSLLAGLQSVQQGEILFEGVPFEKLSKQQRHQISLVPQDFAFYPLLTVWENLKFFAALYDISDKNWLFELLEKTGLTTHKSKLAKHLSGGLKRRLNFAIGLINRPKVIFLDEITVGIDPQSRQFILNSVAELTKQGVTVIYTSHYLQEIEQLCSQLVLLNEGKLIYQGDLQEIIGNQPLEKFYLDFLDKQVGTRC
- a CDS encoding ABC transporter permease, which gives rise to MLIASIFKELRLLSRDLHGVAVLFIMPILFMLIMSAALSNENELSQDAPIVLLAEPNNPLNEAFFQKLKAEKLNIQQADIAELARYQAALQAGEFELLIANINQKSTALSDEKTLALWLNPSVDRGWLLGVKGVLQKHYTQLRLDQYMADNKITLKNNKQKQIKEIEKKVNQDLDKKFAQINDYLAKDLWQEIYLNRQGKEVAKPNSVQHSVPAWLIFGMFFIMIPLSNVMAMERQTNTITRLRMARASAFKLIVAKLIPYFLINQLQFVGMVSLGYFVLPRFEMPAFSLIGEWWHYTVLAMAVSLSALGYGLFISVVARTTEHAVVLGGGGIIIMAAIGGIMVPTYVMPEIMQTIAEFSPMGWALSGFQNLLLNQYELPQIANYLTKLTAFGVVMIGLAALIYQRQLRTQVRF